A stretch of Verrucomicrobiota bacterium DNA encodes these proteins:
- a CDS encoding helix-turn-helix domain-containing protein, producing MPTVAEQLREGREAQNLTVYQVAEITKIRTDHVRALEEGNFQVFSATVYIRGFVRSYAAVLKLDVPQIMAALDEELSQTEQFSEPPPLSDQPRTAVDFIMLQFSKVNRRTALIALGVALALISLIVIALWWRHYRNADPLAGLTPGLYQPTQNVSGELLPLPPAPPRR from the coding sequence ATGCCGACGGTAGCCGAACAACTCCGCGAAGGCCGGGAGGCCCAGAACCTCACTGTGTACCAGGTGGCCGAGATTACCAAAATTCGGACCGACCACGTCCGGGCGCTGGAAGAAGGGAATTTCCAAGTGTTTTCCGCCACGGTCTATATTCGCGGGTTTGTCCGCAGCTACGCCGCTGTGCTCAAACTGGACGTGCCGCAGATCATGGCCGCACTGGACGAAGAGTTGAGTCAGACCGAACAATTCAGTGAGCCGCCACCGCTCTCCGATCAACCGCGCACCGCTGTGGATTTTATCATGCTCCAGTTTTCCAAGGTAAACCGGCGCACCGCACTGATCGCACTCGGCGTCGCCCTGGCGTTGATCAGCCTGATCGTGATCGCTCTGTGGTGGCGACATTACCGAAACGCCGACCCGCTCGCCGGCCTGACTCCGGGGCTGTATCAACCAACGCAAAACGTTTCCGGCGAACTCCTCCCGCTGCCGCCGGCGCCGCCGCGCCGCTAG
- a CDS encoding phosphatidylglycerophosphatase A: MGKGFNQGFNELLKATRDVADELGDKEQRVTGVVYEAITPDSRTADFTFRTQTENDSSVILFIAQGFGVGRIPFAPGTFGSLVGLLWFLALLSTGNVLLFLTGSIAGVAVSVWLCDKAESILRQRDPRSVVLDEIVAVPFCFASWVAVLFFKNGHLPAPEYFFSSDTWLLTAGVFAAFRFFDVLKPWPVRQSQSLPGGWGVTMDDLLAAANVNVTVLLVYCAKMSFAL, encoded by the coding sequence ATGGGGAAGGGCTTCAACCAAGGTTTTAATGAGTTGTTGAAAGCGACCAGAGATGTGGCAGACGAATTGGGGGACAAAGAGCAGCGAGTAACCGGCGTTGTTTATGAGGCAATAACGCCCGACAGTCGGACGGCAGACTTTACCTTTCGTACCCAAACTGAAAATGATTCGTCCGTTATCCTTTTCATTGCACAAGGGTTTGGCGTGGGGCGAATACCGTTTGCGCCCGGCACGTTCGGTTCGCTAGTTGGCCTGCTCTGGTTCCTGGCTTTGCTCTCGACGGGAAATGTATTGTTGTTCCTGACTGGTTCGATTGCGGGAGTTGCGGTGTCCGTCTGGCTTTGCGACAAGGCCGAAAGCATTTTGAGGCAACGTGATCCACGCTCTGTGGTGCTGGACGAAATTGTTGCGGTGCCATTCTGTTTCGCCAGTTGGGTCGCCGTGTTATTTTTCAAAAACGGCCACCTGCCCGCTCCCGAATATTTCTTCTCCAGCGACACATGGCTGCTAACGGCTGGAGTTTTCGCAGCCTTCCGCTTTTTTGACGTCTTGAAGCCATGGCCGGTGCGGCAAAGCCAGTCGTTGCCCGGCGGCTGGGGCGTGACGATGGATGATCTGCTGGCGGCGGCTAATGTTAACGTAACCGTGCTTTTGGTTTACTGCGCTAAAATGTCTTTTGCTCTCTAG
- the pgsA gene encoding CDP-diacylglycerol--glycerol-3-phosphate 3-phosphatidyltransferase yields the protein MNLPNKLTLSRFMLTVAFLVVLLSQSRYHPTLALVLFIAASLTDYFDGRIARRDQLITNFGVLMDPLADKILVCSAFIAFVDRGWMPVWMVVVIVARELAITGLRLLAASKQVVLAAEGYGKHKTISQIVAIISILVLQSYPEWGDWSKAILDWWVPYFTAVSKWVAVVLTFTSGALYLWNNRRLYLDDL from the coding sequence ATGAACCTGCCAAACAAACTGACACTTTCCCGCTTCATGCTGACGGTCGCGTTCCTGGTGGTCCTGCTTTCGCAGTCGCGTTACCACCCAACTCTGGCCCTGGTCCTTTTCATTGCCGCCAGTTTGACGGATTATTTCGACGGCCGGATCGCACGGCGCGACCAGCTCATCACGAACTTCGGCGTGTTGATGGACCCGCTGGCGGACAAGATACTGGTCTGCTCCGCGTTTATCGCGTTCGTCGATCGCGGCTGGATGCCGGTGTGGATGGTAGTGGTCATCGTGGCGCGCGAGCTGGCGATCACCGGCTTGCGGTTGCTGGCGGCGTCGAAACAGGTGGTGCTGGCAGCGGAAGGCTATGGCAAACACAAAACCATTTCACAAATCGTGGCGATCATTTCGATTCTCGTCCTCCAGAGTTATCCTGAATGGGGCGACTGGTCGAAGGCGATTTTAGATTGGTGGGTGCCGTATTTCACGGCTGTGTCAAAATGGGTGGCGGTCGTGCTGACTTTCACTTCTGGCGCACTTTATCTTTGGAACAATCGAAGGTTGTATTTGGACGATCTATGA
- a CDS encoding lipid A deacylase LpxR family protein, whose translation MFHTDGHYTQGFKVAYLQEDGVLPRWAAGLSAKIPAWGFSLRTEKFGYELGQSIYTPLDIGVKTLVSNDRPYAGWLYSGFILQRRGLAFGNQPMLESFQLDFGAIGRASLAEVSQALFHELDNSAKPAGWAHQLKDEPGLALKYQRSWRFSPAQENVRYVDFIPHAGASLGNVDTSFRLGATVRLGWNLPDDFGAQTIDSLITTEGGWSPSRTGGRWGFYLFTGVEGRAVLYTVFLDGNLLRDGHHVAKEAFVGEWKSGFAFALRRWELGYTFVHRTPEFVKQIQEDRFGSLFIKYKF comes from the coding sequence ATGTTTCACACCGACGGGCATTACACACAAGGATTCAAGGTCGCCTATCTGCAGGAGGATGGTGTCCTGCCGCGCTGGGCCGCCGGCCTTTCCGCAAAAATTCCCGCGTGGGGTTTCTCGCTCCGCACCGAGAAATTTGGCTATGAACTGGGCCAGAGCATCTATACCCCACTCGACATCGGGGTGAAAACCTTGGTGTCAAACGACCGCCCGTACGCCGGGTGGCTTTACAGCGGTTTCATTCTTCAGCGGCGTGGCTTGGCTTTTGGCAATCAACCGATGCTGGAAAGCTTTCAACTGGATTTCGGCGCCATTGGTCGGGCGTCACTCGCGGAAGTGTCCCAGGCGTTGTTTCACGAACTCGACAACTCCGCCAAACCGGCGGGTTGGGCCCATCAACTCAAGGACGAGCCGGGACTGGCGTTGAAATACCAGCGCTCCTGGCGCTTCTCACCTGCGCAAGAAAACGTGCGCTACGTCGATTTCATTCCACACGCGGGGGCCAGTCTTGGCAACGTCGATACTTCCTTCCGACTCGGGGCAACCGTCCGACTGGGCTGGAACCTGCCGGACGATTTCGGCGCGCAAACCATCGATTCGCTGATCACAACTGAAGGCGGTTGGTCGCCTTCCCGCACCGGCGGACGATGGGGATTTTATTTGTTCACGGGCGTGGAAGGGCGGGCGGTGCTTTACACGGTTTTTCTTGACGGCAACCTTCTGCGCGACGGCCATCACGTCGCCAAAGAGGCATTTGTGGGCGAATGGAAAAGCGGGTTTGCATTTGCGCTGCGCCGGTGGGAGTTGGGCTACACTTTCGTTCACCGCACCCCAGAATTCGTGAAACAAATCCAGGAGGACCGTTTCGGTTCCCTGTTCATCAAATACAAATTTTAA